A section of the Leptotrichia buccalis C-1013-b genome encodes:
- the rfbC gene encoding dTDP-4-dehydrorhamnose 3,5-epimerase, whose translation MNNFIVKETPIKDLVIIEPKVFGDERGFFMETYNQKSFEELGLTMSFVQDNHSKSKKGVLRGLHFQTKHTQGKLVRVIKGSVYDVAVDLRKGSDTFGKWYAIKLSAENKLMFYVPEGFAHGFLTLEDETEFVYRCTDLYAPEYDSGLLWNDETINIDWKFEEFGINHDELTISEKDKAQQKFDLNKDYFE comes from the coding sequence ATGAACAATTTTATAGTAAAAGAAACCCCAATAAAAGACTTAGTAATAATTGAACCAAAAGTATTTGGCGATGAAAGAGGATTTTTTATGGAAACTTACAACCAAAAATCCTTTGAAGAATTAGGACTTACAATGAGCTTCGTCCAAGACAACCATTCAAAATCCAAAAAAGGCGTTTTACGTGGACTTCACTTTCAGACAAAGCACACTCAAGGGAAATTAGTACGTGTAATAAAAGGAAGTGTTTACGATGTGGCAGTTGATTTAAGAAAAGGAAGCGATACTTTTGGAAAATGGTACGCAATAAAATTATCCGCTGAAAATAAATTGATGTTTTATGTTCCAGAAGGCTTTGCACACGGTTTTTTAACTCTTGAAGATGAAACGGAATTTGTTTACAGATGTACAGATTTATATGCACCTGAATATGACAGCGGACTTTTATGGAATGATGAAACAATTAATATTGACTGGAAATTTGAAGAATTTGGGATAAATCATGATGAACTGACAATTTCCGAAAAGGATAAAGCTCAACAGAAATTTGATTTAAACAAAGATTATTTTGAATAG